A stretch of Chiloscyllium punctatum isolate Juve2018m chromosome 34, sChiPun1.3, whole genome shotgun sequence DNA encodes these proteins:
- the LOC140458860 gene encoding C-X-C chemokine receptor type 3-like isoform X2, translating into MENPTEQSPFETSSVDYEYLESDFIFAQPCKPITIGNFNSVFIPIIYSLVFVLGVFGNGLLIFVIARYRYSRTHTDTFILHLAVADLILVFTLPFWMVEAVGGWSFGVAMCKITGGIFALNLYSSILFLVCISFDRYLAIVHAIHMYRKRKPVYVHLTCIVVWSFCLLLATVDLIFRDVYQPSYSPLRACTYSFGVESAEGWKLALRLVHHCLGFFLPASAMLYCYCRIFRSLWRSTVFERQKTLKVVVALVVVFVVCWLPYNAVLFVDTLQSLGAVQPDCSSLNVLDISRTVTQSLGLIHSGLNPLLYAFIGVKFRREVLGLLAEAGYQRGTHRVSRQISKEGQSSSTF; encoded by the coding sequence GTCGATTATGAATACCTGGAAAGCGACTTCATATTTGCACAGCCTTGCAAGCCCATTACCATCGGCAACTTCAACAGTGTCTTCATCCCCATCATCTACTCGCTGGTCTTTGTGCTGGGAGTGTTCGGCAACGGCCTCCTCATCTTCGTCATCGCTCGCTACCGGTACTCCAGGACGCACACCGACACCTTCATCCTGCACTTGGCGGTCGCCGATCTCATCCTGGTGTTCACCCTGCCCTTCTGGATGGTGGAGGCGGTGGGCGGCTGGTCGTTCGGGGTTGCCATGTGTAAGATAACGGGTGGGATCTTCGCCCTGAACCTGTACAGCAGCATCCTCTTCCTGGTCTGCATCAGTTTTGACCGGTACCTGGCCATCGTCCACGCCATCCACATGTACCGCAAACGCAAGCCGGTCTACGTCCACCTGACCTGCATCGTGGTCTGGTCCttctgcctcctgctggccaccGTTGACCTCATCTTCCGCGACGTGTACCAGCCCAGCTATTCGCCCCTGAGAGCCTGCACCTACTCCTTTGGGGTGGAGAGCGCCGAGGGCTGGAAGCTGGCACTACGCCTGGTTCACCATTGCCTGGGCTTCTTCCTGCCCGCCTCTGCCATGTTGTACTGTTACTGCCGGATCTTCAGGAGCCTGTGGCGCAGCACGGTCTTCGAGAGGCAGAAGACCCTCAAGGTGGTGGTCGCCCTGGTGGTGGTCTTTGTCGTCTGCTGGTTGCCCTACAACGCCGTGCTCTTCGTCGACACCCTCCAGTCCCTGGGCGCCGTCCAGCCCGACTGCTCCAGCCTCAACGTCCTGGACATCAGCCGCACGGTCACTCAGAGCCTGGGCCTGATCCACTCCGGCCTGAACCCCCTCCTCTACGCCTTCATCGGGGTCAAGTTCCGCCGAGAGGTGCTCGGACTCCTGGCGGAGGCCGGGTACCAGAGGGGGACCCACAGGGTCAGCCGTCAGATCAGCAAGGAGGGCCAGAGCTCGTCCACGTTCTAA